The sequence below is a genomic window from Phoenix dactylifera cultivar Barhee BC4 chromosome 16, palm_55x_up_171113_PBpolish2nd_filt_p, whole genome shotgun sequence.
ACCAGCTGAACAGGTAAGCACTGATAGATTTTGCAGTGAAAAATCAACATGGAAATACTGGAATATTATATCCTTAAATTTACCCTGATATACAAACTATTTAACTCACACAAAGATTCATAAGGTCAGAAAATAAATGAGAACAAGTTACACTATGGAAGCGTCAATATCTAtgacaacatgaagaagagtagGGCATGGAATACATTAACAGGGTATGTTTCTTTGCAGATACTATCTAACTtaaataacaaagaaaaattcttTCAGCTTTCCTTCATTGTTAAACATCGCTCAATGTGGATTTACTCTAATGTTCGTCTGTTTCATACGTTGAACTGACCTATTAAATGTCTATTCGATTCCTTTGTTTACCAGTGACCCTCTTCTCTTATGAATATTTTACCCATAAACAAAGAAGTAACGGCAATGCAAATATTTCAACTAAACTATCAGCTAGTAATTAACTGGAGAACTGCTAAATAACATGGGCTTTGGAGATAAAGAGTGCAGTACCCATCTTTAACAAACCCTCTGAAGAAATCCAGCTCCATTGTTTCCGAAAACACCACAACACAAGCATCCCTGTGGTGATGCAGAAGACTCTCCAGCCCCCTCTGGTGCCGGATACCATACGTCCAAGGTGGGCTGTTCCACACCATAAAAACCCTTATTGCACACCTTCCGCTCTGGAAAAACTGGTCCATGAATTCAGAGAACGTCAAATGTGGGTCCAATCCCGGAAAGTACCCCCATCGCCGACCATCAGCCTGATGCCGGTCCTCCTTCATAGCAATCCTCTTTCTCTGTCCATCTGGAACCCTTTGcggcctcttcttctcctctaaaTTAAGAGTTTTCCTCTCTACTCCCTTATTAGTTTCCATGCCTCCACCCTTTCCAAAGGGAGTTCTCTCCATCTCCATTAAGAGCACTCTCTGTATCATTTTATCCCCCTTGGTGAGGACAGTGAGTCCTGGCCCGTCCGGATCCTGGAGCAAAGGATGGTTCTTGGGATTCAACAGCTCGAGGTTCGATCGGAGCATCTTATCTCGCCGGAGGAAATCTCCCTTCCCCTCCAACCATCGCGCCCACCCCTCCCGGAGCGGGGACTCACCGTGGCCACCGCCGCCGCTCGCCTTGAGTAACAGGGCATCTTCGATCCTCCGGATCGAGTCCATCTTCAGCCGGAGATCCTCATCCACCGGCTGGTCATCCGATCCGAACGCGATCTTACTCCGGTCGGACGGCCGGAGCTCCTCCGGCGGGGCGTCGTCTCCCCACGGATCGTAGGGGCGGCGGGGATCCGGCTTGCCGAACGACTGGCGGGCAACGCCAAGGGCGTGGTCCCAGAAGAGTCCGGATCGAGGGGTCCGGGGGAGTTCCGGCTCGTCGGAGTCGCCGTCGTCGTCGAGGCCGGCGCCTACAGCTCGGAGGATCTCGTCCTCCTCCCCGGCGGAGCGGCGGCGCTGCTGGTCGTCCTCCTCCTCAAGGACGTCGAGCTCGTCGATGCGGTCGTCGGCGGCGCCGTCGAAGGCGTCGTTGTCGGCGTCGTCGAAGAGAGGGGCGCGATCGGAGGAGAAGGAATGATCAGGGCCGCGGGGGAGGACGGAGCGGAGGCCGAGGCCGAGTGGGAAGGGTGAGGAGGAGAGGCGGGAGTGGAGGacgaagagggagaggaggatgaggagggcggcggaggcggcgcaGAGCTGGGGGCCGTAGGCGTGGCGCCGCCGGGCGGGGTGGGGTCGGAGCATCGCCGGCGGGGGGTCGGTCACAGTAGGGGAGAGGGAATAAGGGAGCGAGAGAGAGCGCGAGGGTCGAAAGGGGGGTTTGCTATTTTCACATTGGAGGCCTACCGAACTACGTTCCGGTCGGTGACATAGACCACGCACAGTTGCCGTTCCAACGGTCGGTAACAGTTcataatttttgtttttggtaAATAAAATGAATTGGAAGTTTGTGATTCTTCAACGGCATTCAAAAGTAGGTAATGTGCAACAAACAGTACAGATATGTAATTTTCACTTCAggtagaaaacaatgaatgaaaatttctgaactataatatatattttttaaggtGGCACCATTATACAGCCCTCGAATCATTTGATTGAATAGTTGTCTCAATTCCTTGGTGTTTGAAGGGAACCTCCTCTTTAATTAatctttttttcataaaaaacagTTATAAGATAATAAATCAAACCTTTCCTTAAGATTTCGAACAACTGTACAGCTCCCAGCATTTGAGATCGATATATATCCCAATTGGGTAGGTGCTACTTAGATCAGATCACAAGAACTGAACTTAGTATCTAACAACATAGAAGACCATCTGTTCCTGTTTGTCTCTCCGTAGACTGCAGGATGCTGATCATCCTCGTCATGTCCCTCAGGATAGGGTGGGAATGCATGGCATACATCTAGTGATCAGCTAACAAGTTCCTCCAATGATCTCAAATTAGATTGAGAGTAGAGAGAGCAATTGTCATCGacataggaaaaaaaaatccttcaaaCCCTGGAAATAAAATTTGAGGGAGCTCTATACTTGGACAGTCCACGGGCGATGAGTACGTTGGAAGTAACCCACACTCGTAGAGCTACCTGCTTCTTGGTAGGGATGACTATGAAATTGTGTAATTAGACTATCTACCAGGTATCCAGCAAAAGAGGATAGGTAGTGGCAGGCACTAAGCTAGTTTTAAGAGTTGTAGATTAGCCATTCCATGCATCTCTAAGCTCAACGATGGGAACATCAATGGCAGATAAATTGCTTCCTCCTGAACCTGCGTCTCCTCCATAACATATAGGAGCAGAAGAGGAGATTTGTGAACTTGGCGATCTCCAACAAACCTGAGCTTCCTTATCATGTTAACTAACGAATTAGCCTCAAAAAATGGTATGAACGATCAACAGTATAGGTCGTGCTAAGGAGAACGAAGCCACCCCCCCAGGGGTATCTTGGCTCTACTTACGCAAGCGAATTGAGAAGAAGATTGACTAACGTGGGCATAGAGTGTAAACATCGCTAGTTGACCATTCCAAGTATCTCCAGGAGTCGCCAAGGACAGAACAAATGTTTCCAGACCAACCAATTGATGAATCAACACGGCATTCAAAGTTTTGCATCCAGAGCTAGCCAATGGTGTGGGTTGTTTCACAAAGAGGGTGGGAAACTTACGTGGCATGTCATTCCAAAAGTACTCCAAAGAGAAAAAATTGTCCAGACTTTGAGGcttattattttctaattttattagatATATCTGTATAATCTTTTTTAAGATCTAGAATATTACTTCAATATACTaatacaatttttttaattaaaaaaaataaaatcggaTTTCTCTTGCATCATGTACTACAAATTTttatcgaaattttttttttatttctataaataaaaaatttatgctcatattaatcaaataataagtttttattttgattgaaaaaaaataattatacagAATATATAGAAAGAgctcttcttttagcttgatttaTAGCCTGATTCATAAACTTAATTATAAATTCAACAATAAACAACCGCTATATAGCGCCCGTACATCAATCAGGGTCCCAACAACACAGGAGCACCGGCATCTAGATCTAAGTTGTCAAACAACCGCGGCGTTGATATTGTTGTTCTCTGACAGCTTccaacgtttttttttttttttcaaaagcatGAACGCGTCCTAGAAAATTTGGTAAGTACGTTTTTGCTGACCCACGTTATTCATCACCAAGAGAATTGTCTGCAAGCAACCATTCCACGAGGCAGCTCAAATGTCTTAATTTCCAGAAACAGTCTACACCTTGTTCCAGAGACATCGGCTAATTTCTTTTTATCATTTCACACGTCCACAGAAAAACAACCCCTTAAGAAGCATCAAGTTAGGTAATCACAATCTATTACGTATCTCAGTCACGCACTACCAAATATACAAGTATTTTTAGATGCAGAAAGAGAGAAACAAATACCATCTTCGCTCTGTTACAGCATCAGAGTCGATAAAAATATACAGGTACGCATGCTTTACATGGTTACGACAATATCAGGTGGTCCGGTCCATTTAGTCAAAGACCGGACTTCGCCTATTACAACCATGTCCTAAAGCAAAGGGAAACTAAGGTTTCAAACGATTGTAAAAGAAAGTAACCAAAAGTTCAGGTGTTGCACAGACACACACCAGTAAGCTGTATTAGTAGTTTGGAATGACTGCCCTCAAAAACAATGAACCATGATGAACCCAAAATGGATCGATGGCCTAGCATTAAGGACTTCAGAACCAACTCTCCAAGCTTGTTGGTCACTCGGCAAGTCTAATCTTCTCCCACTTGAGCGGACGGTAATCTTCTGACTCAATATTATCGGTTTTAACTAAGAATGCTTCACTCCCTTCACCAAATTTTTGGTGCCGTGATTCGCTGTAACCTTGCAATACAGAAAGATCAACGCCAGCTGCTTGTAAGGCAGTATTTGCTTTTTCTTCATGTTTAGTATTCCAAGTTGACACAACTGTGTGGTCAGCATTGGACTTCAGCAAGCATCTTCCTGCAGTGTCATTCATACAAGCGTTTAAGCCATTAGAGTCGATTTTCAATTTATCAATAACACAAGAAAGAGTACATCCAGCTGGTGATGAACTGCTTTTATTTCCACTTTCTTCATAGATTCTGACTGATGAATCACCATCTACCGTATTCTCAGCCTCACCATTTTTAACCAACACACCGCCTCTAACGATTTCTTGAGAGGATTTTTGCACATCTTGGCATTCATCTTCACAGAAGGATGGCCTAACCAGTCTCCTCCTCTTTCCCAACGATCCCTCATCACTGCGGCCCTCTATATCAGCGCGTGCTTCATTTCCACCCTCCATCTTCCGAACTTCACTCCTACGTTTAAAATTCAAGAAAGGAATTTCACTGCTTTCTTCAGCAACTTCCTTGCTGTTTGTTTCAAACTCACCAACTGATGTAGCTAACACTGGTTCCATATCAGTTATTTTCTCATATTGTTGGTCATCATCCTGAATGCTTGATTTTTGCGGCACCATTTTGTCCATCTTACTCAACAGATCTCTCCTCTGAGACAAGGCATCTAAAAGTTGATCCAATGATGGATTTCTATATGGCTTGCATACCACCTTACATTGCCTACGTGTTTCTGAAGCCTTTGACAAGCGAGAAAATACACTAGTTCTCTTTTGATAATTATCCGAATGGAGTCTGGAGCTCACAGAAGTTGGATAATACCCATCATCATAACCTTCATCGTGCATTAATTGATAAGACCTCAATTCTTGATAGCCATTGCCTTCCTCAAATTCCAATGAACTATTACTTATAACAGATGCATCCTTCGAAAGACTACTATGGAAGAGGGAGGAGTCATCTTCTGGCAAAGAGATAAAGTCAGGAGAAGGCCCTGAGACCCAGCGGTGTTGCCCTCTTAGACCATCATCTTGTAGAGTTGCTTTAGGATCATCATGAGCAATGCCCAAACTGTGCGAGGAGGGCCTAGAATCTATGCCCTTTGTCATATTCATTCCCAGTGATGCAAAAATCTTACTGGCGGATGAGTCATGGTGATCAAGGATGGATGAGTGTTTGTAGTCTTGGAGATCAGTGCAGCCTCCAGAACCTATGAAAGGTTTAGGACAGCCTACAGAACCTATTGAAGGTAAACCGACCCTGGAAGGCTCACAAATAGTGAAGGATGACCCTTTATAGGTCCCGTCACTGGCACAGACATCCATGCTCCGGTAGTTAGAAGGCAACTCAAAGGTCTTCGGATCTGACAGTAATGATGGTTGGCTTCTAAGATAAGGGACTTGAGCGTCTGAGAAATATCTGGTATGAGCATTCAATTCTTCAGCCAGGGAAGGACGGTTCAAGCCTAAATCAATATAGGGAAGTTCAGCCCCACAACCTGGGACAGTGTCGTAATAACGATGAACATAGGGAGAAGTAATAGGAAATGTTCTCCTCAGAGCATAATCATTTTGAGATGATGAACGAGTCAAATCAGGTAGTGCTCTGGTAGCACAAGGTACTGTTGGGTCCCGTCCATGTTGAGAGACAACTACAGAATCATCCGATGTTAGAAGAGGCTTATGTTCATATGAATCAAAGCTAGACCCGGGTTTTCCACGCACCCTCTCATTGCCCAAATATGAGTTTTCAAACTGTTTTATGAGTTTATTGGGCATCCCTCTCTGGAACTGCGATACTCTAATCTTCTTTAGAGAAAATAGGTGAATAAGCCTTAAAACCTAAATTCAATTAAGCAAAAGAATATCAAATTAGTCGAAATCAGctaaatgaattataaatgatatTAAAATGGTTCTCAAATCTTTAAAAAATGATGAGGAAGCAAACCTGGTCATATGACAAACCAAAATCAAATTTGTAGGGCTGGTAGTAGTTTTCATTAATAGCATCACGAAATTCATCTTCAGACAGTGGTTTACAAAACCAAATCCGCTTGCAAAGAATCtgaatacaaacaacataataCAGGAAATAGCAAGGATTACCTAAACTAAAGGaagaaatatttcaactcaaTCTTAAGAGAAAGATATTAATTTGAGAAGGTAAGGTAAGTTTATATTCCTATACCTGAGCAGGATAGGACTTCCCTGATGAGAGAAAAGCATTAGGCATAATATTTAATGCACCATCAGAAGTTGCTTCAAACACACCATATAGTTTTCTCTCTTCATGCTCAAAGAGAAATAACAGCATGCCAGCTTTAACATTCTTCAGAAAACCTGCTTGGCGAGAGGGAAGGCCAAAAAGTTTTCGCTCAAGGCATTCCTTCTTTGTCAAGCGGTTGCACATGAAAATTGCACCCATAAGGACAGAATGCCGTTCACCATAGGCATTTGCCTCACCACAATCCATGGATTTCCTTGCAAAAATGCTAAAACTGTCAACAATCATAAAAATGTGCAGGAAATTCAGGGTGACTGTGTTAGTTTGAAATCacaatagaaatatattatcGGCAGAACTTCTGTTAACCATCCAACACCAAAAATGTTAGCTCAGTATTCCAGGTTATTCATCAAGATAGCTAAAAATTGGGATAAAGGGTGGAGCAAGAAAATGGCCATAAATAGTGAAAATCTGAACATCATTGGCTCATATTGGATATCACAAATAGGGATTTAAGATCAATAATCCTTTAGGAAACATAGAAAGCTTAATAGTAAGGTTAATATGTTACAATTTTCTCCAGAGTTATATTGTTAGCTTGATTACATAAGATCCTTTCCAGTCAACATAAGTATTATATAAAAACTTGGTTCATTATCCAGTTGATGTAACTCTTTACTGCAGATTAtgaccccctctctctctctttacaaTCCCCGTAAGGCAATCGCCAAATATGCTGTCAAACATATTACACAGCCATATTCCTACACATTTTGCCACATCAAACCATTAACAGTATTTATCTAATCTTTCACTCCATTAGATTTCACTCTGTCACCAATCCTGTTACTGCTTTTGACAACAGACATTCTTATCAACACGGAAAAGAATTTTACATTTATACCAAGAGAGCACTACCACATGGATAACCTCGTAACATCAATTGGATAAACTGAAGGCCCATCGTACACATACCAACTATAATCAACTACATTTCTTCAGTAATCCCAATTTCCAATAATCTTCCTACTCCTCAGACCAATTTATGGACCAGACCCCAAAATGAGGAAAGTAAGTTCTTGTTGAACAGGCTATCAATATTCAACATTAAGCTTGGACCCTCAGGTGTTCTTTTAAAGTAAATCTTTTAATGTTATTGCTCCAAGTCGTTGCTATATTCATACAGCCTACATTTTTTAAAATCACAAAATATAAATGCAACAACACCCCTACGATTATGATAGACCTTTCAAAATGAGGACTTGCAAGTCAATGTTTATTTATAGCATTCCATTTAGACTCTTAATAAAAACATTCTAGTGTTCCTTCTTAACATCACATAATTAAATTGAAAAACTTTCACATCATGAGACAGCTCTTAGATCATCTTGC
It includes:
- the LOC103718793 gene encoding uncharacterized protein LOC103718793 isoform X3, whose translation is MDCGEANAYGERHSVLMGAIFMCNRLTKKECLERKLFGLPSRQAGFLKNVKAGMLLFLFEHEERKLYGVFEATSDGALNIMPNAFLSSGKSYPAQILCKRIWFCKPLSEDEFRDAINENYYQPYKFDFGLSYDQVLRLIHLFSLKKIRVSQFQRGMPNKLIKQFENSYLGNERVRGKPGSSFDSYEHKPLLTSDDSVVVSQHGRDPTVPCATRALPDLTRSSSQNDYALRRTFPITSPYVHRYYDTVPGCGAELPYIDLGLNRPSLAEELNAHTRYFSDAQVPYLRSQPSLLSDPKTFELPSNYRSMDVCASDGTYKGSSFTICEPSRVGLPSIGSVGCPKPFIGSGGCTDLQDYKHSSILDHHDSSASKIFASLGMNMTKGIDSRPSSHSLGIAHDDPKATLQDDGLRGQHRWVSGPSPDFISLPEDDSSLFHSSLSKDASVISNSSLEFEEGNGYQELRSYQLMHDEGYDDGYYPTSVSSRLHSDNYQKRTSVFSRLSKASETRRQCKVVCKPYRNPSLDQLLDALSQRRDLLSKMDKMVPQKSSIQDDDQQYEKITDMEPVLATSVGEFETNSKEVAEESSEIPFLNFKRRSEVRKMEGGNEARADIEGRSDEGSLGKRRRLVRPSFCEDECQDVQKSSQEIVRGGVLVKNGEAENTVDGDSSVRIYEESGNKSSSSPAGCTLSCVIDKLKIDSNGLNACMNDTAGRCLLKSNADHTVVSTWNTKHEEKANTALQAAGVDLSVLQGYSESRHQKFGEGSEAFLVKTDNIESEDYRPLKWEKIRLAE
- the LOC103718794 gene encoding uncharacterized protein At4g19900; amino-acid sequence: MLRPHPARRRHAYGPQLCAASAALLILLSLFVLHSRLSSSPFPLGLGLRSVLPRGPDHSFSSDRAPLFDDADNDAFDGAADDRIDELDVLEEEDDQQRRRSAGEEDEILRAVGAGLDDDGDSDEPELPRTPRSGLFWDHALGVARQSFGKPDPRRPYDPWGDDAPPEELRPSDRSKIAFGSDDQPVDEDLRLKMDSIRRIEDALLLKASGGGGHGESPLREGWARWLEGKGDFLRRDKMLRSNLELLNPKNHPLLQDPDGPGLTVLTKGDKMIQRVLLMEMERTPFGKGGGMETNKGVERKTLNLEEKKRPQRVPDGQRKRIAMKEDRHQADGRRWGYFPGLDPHLTFSEFMDQFFQSGRCAIRVFMVWNSPPWTYGIRHQRGLESLLHHHRDACVVVFSETMELDFFRGFVKDGFKIAVAMPDLDELLKDTPTNIFASVWFEWRKTKHYPIHYSELIRLAVLYKYGGIYLDSDIIVLNPLHSLENSVGLEDQAAGISIFNGAVMAFRKHSPFVMECLREFHSTYDDALLRWNGADLLTRVINKFSAAKSYRQLHIKIEPPFKFYPISSMNITRYFMAPTDDSERAQQDALLTRMQNESITFHFWNGLTSALVPEPNSLVERLLNGYCLRCSDVL
- the LOC103718793 gene encoding uncharacterized protein LOC103718793 isoform X2; the protein is MIVDSFSIFARKSMDCGEANAYGERHSVLMGAIFMCNRLTKKECLERKLFGLPSRQAGFLKNVKAGMLLFLFEHEERKLYGVFEATSDGALNIMPNAFLSSGKSYPAQILCKRIWFCKPLSEDEFRDAINENYYQPYKFDFGLSYDQVLRLIHLFSLKKIRVSQFQRGMPNKLIKQFENSYLGNERVRGKPGSSFDSYEHKPLLTSDDSVVVSQHGRDPTVPCATRALPDLTRSSSQNDYALRRTFPITSPYVHRYYDTVPGCGAELPYIDLGLNRPSLAEELNAHTRYFSDAQVPYLRSQPSLLSDPKTFELPSNYRSMDVCASDGTYKGSSFTICEPSRVGLPSIGSVGCPKPFIGSGGCTDLQDYKHSSILDHHDSSASKIFASLGMNMTKGIDSRPSSHSLGIAHDDPKATLQDDGLRGQHRWVSGPSPDFISLPEDDSSLFHSSLSKDASVISNSSLEFEEGNGYQELRSYQLMHDEGYDDGYYPTSVSSRLHSDNYQKRTSVFSRLSKASETRRQCKVVCKPYRNPSLDQLLDALSQRRDLLSKMDKMVPQKSSIQDDDQQYEKITDMEPVLATSVGEFETNSKEVAEESSEIPFLNFKRRSEVRKMEGGNEARADIEGRSDEGSLGKRRRLVRPSFCEDECQDVQKSSQEIVRGGVLVKNGEAENTVDGDSSVRIYEESGNKSSSSPAGCTLSCVIDKLKIDSNGLNACMNDTAGRCLLKSNADHTVVSTWNTKHEEKANTALQAAGVDLSVLQGYSESRHQKFGEGSEAFLVKTDNIESEDYRPLKWEKIRLAE
- the LOC103718793 gene encoding uncharacterized protein LOC103718793 isoform X1 encodes the protein MFSKFIQFSKHKAFIKTLRSIGELWKILSWLHEVNLRRKSMDCGEANAYGERHSVLMGAIFMCNRLTKKECLERKLFGLPSRQAGFLKNVKAGMLLFLFEHEERKLYGVFEATSDGALNIMPNAFLSSGKSYPAQILCKRIWFCKPLSEDEFRDAINENYYQPYKFDFGLSYDQVLRLIHLFSLKKIRVSQFQRGMPNKLIKQFENSYLGNERVRGKPGSSFDSYEHKPLLTSDDSVVVSQHGRDPTVPCATRALPDLTRSSSQNDYALRRTFPITSPYVHRYYDTVPGCGAELPYIDLGLNRPSLAEELNAHTRYFSDAQVPYLRSQPSLLSDPKTFELPSNYRSMDVCASDGTYKGSSFTICEPSRVGLPSIGSVGCPKPFIGSGGCTDLQDYKHSSILDHHDSSASKIFASLGMNMTKGIDSRPSSHSLGIAHDDPKATLQDDGLRGQHRWVSGPSPDFISLPEDDSSLFHSSLSKDASVISNSSLEFEEGNGYQELRSYQLMHDEGYDDGYYPTSVSSRLHSDNYQKRTSVFSRLSKASETRRQCKVVCKPYRNPSLDQLLDALSQRRDLLSKMDKMVPQKSSIQDDDQQYEKITDMEPVLATSVGEFETNSKEVAEESSEIPFLNFKRRSEVRKMEGGNEARADIEGRSDEGSLGKRRRLVRPSFCEDECQDVQKSSQEIVRGGVLVKNGEAENTVDGDSSVRIYEESGNKSSSSPAGCTLSCVIDKLKIDSNGLNACMNDTAGRCLLKSNADHTVVSTWNTKHEEKANTALQAAGVDLSVLQGYSESRHQKFGEGSEAFLVKTDNIESEDYRPLKWEKIRLAE